A window of the Streptomyces luomodiensis genome harbors these coding sequences:
- a CDS encoding helix-turn-helix domain-containing protein, with protein sequence MRSAPSSGENIAVLRKVRGMSQSSLARQMGISLSYLSKIETGLRPATPPLVAAAASALRVTTARVYGDPFSDPSQQHELMDALRTVVRRHTLPREDVPAPDALAASLKRAAQLRANTDYLKLLELLPKLLGQVTATAMESDGDATAWGHVADVYSCAYACAHRFRQPDLADMIVSRQQWAAQQTWNPDAVAAAAWNEAGTYQSAGEYSDGLAIVERAIVQYEKTPGDDLERVVHLGSLHLRGIVLASRHEDANATAHHVRRAKALAERVTGPDVLQHNLTFGQGNTALYELAAQIELNHPDKAAEVAAPLLKTPPPGLKPSRVGRLAIDAARARLATKDLVGAEDALKYAFRVAPQMAEIHPMAREVLRVLWTLHQRSRPELLAMAKRSGLAS encoded by the coding sequence ATGCGCAGCGCACCGTCATCGGGTGAGAACATCGCGGTACTTCGGAAAGTCCGCGGAATGAGTCAATCGAGCCTGGCTCGGCAGATGGGAATCTCTCTGTCGTACCTGAGCAAGATCGAGACAGGGTTGCGTCCGGCAACTCCTCCCCTCGTAGCAGCCGCAGCCTCCGCCCTGCGCGTAACGACTGCGCGTGTATACGGAGACCCGTTCAGCGATCCGTCACAGCAGCACGAGCTGATGGACGCTCTCCGGACCGTCGTCCGTCGGCACACGTTGCCGCGCGAGGACGTTCCGGCTCCTGATGCGCTGGCCGCCTCGCTCAAGCGCGCTGCCCAGCTCCGCGCGAACACCGACTACCTGAAGCTGCTCGAACTCCTCCCCAAGCTGCTCGGTCAGGTCACCGCGACGGCCATGGAGAGCGACGGGGACGCTACGGCGTGGGGTCATGTGGCCGACGTGTACAGCTGTGCGTACGCCTGTGCGCACCGTTTCCGCCAGCCAGACCTGGCCGACATGATCGTGAGTCGTCAGCAGTGGGCGGCCCAACAGACGTGGAACCCTGATGCCGTAGCTGCTGCGGCATGGAACGAAGCAGGCACGTACCAGTCGGCTGGTGAGTATTCCGACGGGCTGGCGATCGTCGAGCGCGCCATCGTCCAGTACGAGAAGACCCCTGGTGATGATCTGGAACGCGTTGTCCACCTTGGCTCGCTCCACCTCCGCGGCATCGTCCTGGCCTCCCGCCACGAGGACGCGAACGCCACCGCACATCACGTTCGCCGCGCGAAGGCGCTCGCGGAGCGGGTGACCGGTCCTGATGTCCTCCAGCACAACCTGACGTTCGGACAGGGCAACACTGCGCTGTACGAACTGGCCGCGCAGATCGAGCTGAACCACCCTGACAAGGCTGCGGAAGTAGCGGCCCCGCTGCTGAAGACCCCTCCCCCGGGCCTGAAACCGTCACGTGTCGGCCGGCTGGCCATTGACGCCGCTCGTGCTCGGCTGGCCACGAAGGATCTCGTCGGCGCGGAGGACGCGCTGAAGTACGCCTTCCGCGTCGCCCCTCAGATGGCGGAGATCCATCCGATGGCGCGGGAGGTAC
- a CDS encoding recombinase family protein, giving the protein MTTDEPKTLAFIYDREETSQTDRLLARIAICRAYAAEMNWDVAGQWIDRGDAATGERRPFWQGMVASMKQEDQGRRLVCLVAVWNRIAYEPVASARLRQLVSGVGGTCVAVEDGMSPSTPRDVVMRRLHESGEQIAPGTTLIRHDGMTA; this is encoded by the coding sequence ATGACAACCGACGAGCCCAAGACCCTCGCATTCATCTACGACCGCGAGGAGACCAGCCAGACTGACCGACTGCTCGCCCGCATCGCCATCTGCCGAGCCTACGCCGCTGAGATGAACTGGGACGTGGCGGGCCAGTGGATCGATCGCGGGGATGCCGCTACTGGGGAGCGTCGGCCGTTCTGGCAAGGGATGGTCGCTTCGATGAAGCAGGAGGACCAGGGGCGTCGTCTCGTATGCCTGGTGGCGGTCTGGAACCGGATCGCGTATGAGCCGGTCGCCAGCGCTCGGCTGCGGCAGCTCGTCAGCGGAGTCGGCGGAACGTGCGTAGCCGTCGAAGACGGGATGTCGCCAAGCACCCCCCGAGACGTGGTGATGCGTCGGCTACACGAGAGCGGCGAGCAGATCGCCCCAGGGACGACGCTGATTCGTCATGACGGGATGACGGCGTGA